One segment of Chionomys nivalis chromosome 3, mChiNiv1.1, whole genome shotgun sequence DNA contains the following:
- the C3H12orf76 gene encoding uncharacterized protein C12orf76 homolog, producing the protein MLLAGWLWLCAALCSLLLGQAEAPNPGVPPERSRPYAVLRGQNLVLMGTIFSILLVTIILMAFCVYKPIRRR; encoded by the exons ATGCTGCTTGCGGGGTGGTTGTGGCTTTGTGCAGCGCTCTGCAGCCTCCTGCTGGGGCAGGCCGAGGCCCCGAACCCCGGGGTGCCGCCGGAGCGGAGCCGGCCCTACGCGGTGCTGCGTGGGCAGAACCTGG TGCTGATGGGGACCATTTTTAGCATCCTGCTGGTAACCATCATCCTTATGGCATTTTGTGTCTACAAGCCCATTCGTCGTCGGTGA